A single Dunckerocampus dactyliophorus isolate RoL2022-P2 chromosome 2, RoL_Ddac_1.1, whole genome shotgun sequence DNA region contains:
- the LOC129177210 gene encoding major facilitator superfamily domain-containing protein 1-like isoform X3 produces MSPRQFNLLYAVCAWTNAVVVILAGFLIDKLGNRFGALLFSFLCVLGSTVFALGSHFSGTPYLLPLMLTGRFIFGSGNGSLAIVQNCITTMWFKGKELALAFGLTLAFARLGSVLNFFFTQSFEERFGMQWTLWCGALLCVLGFMSAIIVSILDKVGMKQLGLDEAIQEESRKVRIQDVKLLSLRYWLLVLAIMFFYNGIFPFVADASKFIQDKYTDYTQEEAGYIAGAVYDSSLVLSAIVGILIDHVGMRGIFAMSCAVLALPVFALLAFTFIPPLVCTIWLGVLYPCVSVSMWTCIPLVVPQATIGTAWGLASSIHMFGVGVSNLVVGGILGSKSSDTKIPLWRWQRMMIFMLANIICCIITLGLLNIVDHKQGGMLNTTTKKSGQSKRESDREPLTQREEE; encoded by the exons TTGGGGCATTGCTATTCTCCTTCTTGTGTGTTTtgggttccactgtgtttgcCCTGGGTTCCCACTTCAGTGGAACTCCTTACCTGCTGCCACTCATGCTCACAGGCCGATTTATTTTCGGATCAGGCAACGGATCGCTGGCGA TTGTTCAGAACTGCATCACTACCATGTGGTTCAAGGGGAAGGAATTGGCCTTAGCTTTTGGGCTGACTTTAGCATTCGCTCGCTTGGGGTCCGTCCTCAACTTCTTCTTCACGCAGAGTTTTGAAGAAAGGTTTGGCATGCAGTGGACCCTCTGGTGTG GTGCCCTATTGTGTGTGTTGGGCTTTATGTCGGCCATCATTGTCAGCATTCTGGACAAAGTGGGAATGAAGCAGCTGGGTCTGGATGAGGCTATCCAGGAGGAGTCTCGCAAAGTG AGAATTCAGGATGTAAAACTGCTGTCGCTGAGATACTGGCTGCTAGTTCTCGCCATCATGTTCTTTTACAATGGAATCTTCCCCTTTGTTGCTGATGCCAG TAAGTTCATTCAGGATAAATACACTGACTACACTCAGGAGGAGGCCGGCTACATCGCCGGGGCCGTTTACGACAGCTCACTCGTCCTCTCTGCCATCGTTGGCATTCTTATA GATCACGTGGGTATGCGGGGGATTTTTGCCATGTCCTGTGCCGTCCTCGCTCTGCCCGTGTTTGCACTCCTTGCCTTCACCTTCATCCCTCCTCTTGTCTGCACCATCTGGCTTGGAGTCCTTTACCCCTGTGTTTCT GTGAGCATGTGGACGTGCATCCCTCTTGTCGTGCCTCAAGCGACCATTGGCACAGCCTGGGGCCTCGCTAGCTCCATCCACATGTTTGGGGTTGGTGTCTCCAATCTTGTTGTCGGGGGCATTTTGGGCAGTAAATCCAG CGACACTAAGATTCCACTGTGGCGATGGCAGAGGATGATGATCTTCATGTTGGCCAACATCATCTGCTGCATCATCACCTTAGGGCTGCTCAACATTGTCGATCACAAACAG GGTGGGATGCTGAACACGACGACCAAAAAATCAGGACAGTCTAAGAGAGAGTCTGACAGGGAGCCACTCACACAAAGAGAGGAAGAGTGA
- the LOC129177210 gene encoding major facilitator superfamily domain-containing protein 1-like isoform X4, which produces MLSVHGLGALLFSFLCVLGSTVFALGSHFSGTPYLLPLMLTGRFIFGSGNGSLAIVQNCITTMWFKGKELALAFGLTLAFARLGSVLNFFFTQSFEERFGMQWTLWCGALLCVLGFMSAIIVSILDKVGMKQLGLDEAIQEESRKVRIQDVKLLSLRYWLLVLAIMFFYNGIFPFVADASKFIQDKYTDYTQEEAGYIAGAVYDSSLVLSAIVGILIDHVGMRGIFAMSCAVLALPVFALLAFTFIPPLVCTIWLGVLYPCVSVSMWTCIPLVVPQATIGTAWGLASSIHMFGVGVSNLVVGGILGSKSSDTKIPLWRWQRMMIFMLANIICCIITLGLLNIVDHKQGGMLNTTTKKSGQSKRESDREPLTQREEE; this is translated from the exons TTGGGGCATTGCTATTCTCCTTCTTGTGTGTTTtgggttccactgtgtttgcCCTGGGTTCCCACTTCAGTGGAACTCCTTACCTGCTGCCACTCATGCTCACAGGCCGATTTATTTTCGGATCAGGCAACGGATCGCTGGCGA TTGTTCAGAACTGCATCACTACCATGTGGTTCAAGGGGAAGGAATTGGCCTTAGCTTTTGGGCTGACTTTAGCATTCGCTCGCTTGGGGTCCGTCCTCAACTTCTTCTTCACGCAGAGTTTTGAAGAAAGGTTTGGCATGCAGTGGACCCTCTGGTGTG GTGCCCTATTGTGTGTGTTGGGCTTTATGTCGGCCATCATTGTCAGCATTCTGGACAAAGTGGGAATGAAGCAGCTGGGTCTGGATGAGGCTATCCAGGAGGAGTCTCGCAAAGTG AGAATTCAGGATGTAAAACTGCTGTCGCTGAGATACTGGCTGCTAGTTCTCGCCATCATGTTCTTTTACAATGGAATCTTCCCCTTTGTTGCTGATGCCAG TAAGTTCATTCAGGATAAATACACTGACTACACTCAGGAGGAGGCCGGCTACATCGCCGGGGCCGTTTACGACAGCTCACTCGTCCTCTCTGCCATCGTTGGCATTCTTATA GATCACGTGGGTATGCGGGGGATTTTTGCCATGTCCTGTGCCGTCCTCGCTCTGCCCGTGTTTGCACTCCTTGCCTTCACCTTCATCCCTCCTCTTGTCTGCACCATCTGGCTTGGAGTCCTTTACCCCTGTGTTTCT GTGAGCATGTGGACGTGCATCCCTCTTGTCGTGCCTCAAGCGACCATTGGCACAGCCTGGGGCCTCGCTAGCTCCATCCACATGTTTGGGGTTGGTGTCTCCAATCTTGTTGTCGGGGGCATTTTGGGCAGTAAATCCAG CGACACTAAGATTCCACTGTGGCGATGGCAGAGGATGATGATCTTCATGTTGGCCAACATCATCTGCTGCATCATCACCTTAGGGCTGCTCAACATTGTCGATCACAAACAG GGTGGGATGCTGAACACGACGACCAAAAAATCAGGACAGTCTAAGAGAGAGTCTGACAGGGAGCCACTCACACAAAGAGAGGAAGAGTGA